One window from the genome of Molothrus ater isolate BHLD 08-10-18 breed brown headed cowbird chromosome 5, BPBGC_Mater_1.1, whole genome shotgun sequence encodes:
- the TMCC3 gene encoding transmembrane and coiled-coil domain protein 3 isoform X1 gives MPGSDTALAVDRTYSDPERHRRRKTRVERHDMNTLSLPLNIRRGGSDTNLNFDVPDGVLEFHKVKLNADSLKQKILKVTEQIKVEQTARDGNVAEYLKLVNSADKQQAGRIKQVFEKKNQKSAHSIAQLQKKLEQYHKKLKDIEQNGSSKATKDTSKDNLKDVQHGKSRSTGHGAESSKSGVPGVSLTPPVFVFSKSREFANLIRNKFGSADNIAHLKNTLDEFRPETSSRTYGGSATIVAKPKYVSDDECSSGTSGSADSNGNTSFSPAVASTLDSQGKLSMILEELREIKETQSQLADDIENLKTQFKRDYGFISQMLQEERFRYERLEDQLNDLTDLHQHETANLKQELASIEEKVAYQAYERSRDVQEALESCQTRVSKLELHQQEQQAQQSETVNAKVLLGKCINVILAFMTVILVCVSTIAKFIAPMMKSRFHIICTFFAVTLLAIFCKNWDHIICAIERMIIPR, from the exons gtGGAAAGACATGACATGAATACCCTGAGTCTACCACTTAACATCCGTCGTGGAGGTTCTGATACCAACCTGAACTTTGATGTACCAGATGGGGTCCTAGAATTTCACAAAGTCAAACTCAATGCAGATAGCTTGAAACAGAAAATCCTCAAGGTTACAGAGCAAATCAAGGTTGAACAAACAGCTCGAGATGGAAACGTGGCTGAGTATTTGAAACTGGTGAACAGTGCAGACAAGCAGCAGGCTGGGCGCATTAAGCAAGTCTTTGagaaaaagaaccagaaatCTGCccactccattgcccagctgcaGAAGAAATTGGAACAATATCACAAAAAGCTCAAGGATATTGAACAAAATGGGTCTTCCAAAGCTACCAAGGATACTTCCAAAGATAACTTGAAAGACGTTCAACATGGAAAGTCTCGTAGCACTGGGCAcggagcagagagcagcaagtCGGGTGTGCCGGGTGTATCTCTGACACCCCCTGTCTTTGTTTTCAGCAAGTCCAGAGAGTTTGCCAACCTGATCCGAAACAAATTTGGTAGTGCAGACAACATTGCTCATCTCAAAAATACCCTGGATGAATTTCGGCCAGAAACGAGTTCCAGAACCTATGGGGGCAGCGCCACCATTGTTGCCAAACCAAAATATGTTAGTGATGATGAATGCTCAAGTGGGACCTCTGGATCAGCAGACAGCAATGGGAATACTTCCTTTAGTCCTGCTGTGGCAAGCACCCTGGACAGCCAAGGAAAGCTTTCCATGATTTTGGAGGAACTAAGGGAAATCAAGGAGACACAGTCCCAATTAGCTGATGATATTGAGAATTTAAAAACCCAATTTAAAAGAGACTATGGCTTTATTTCTCAGATGCTACAAGAGGAAAGatttag ATATGAAAGATTGGAAGACCAGTTAAATGACCTCACTGACCTTCATCAACATGAGACAGCAAACTTGAAACAAGAGCTAGCCAGCATAGAGGAGAAGGTGGCGTATCAGGCCTATGAGCGATCACGAGATGTTCAG GAAGCCTTGGAATCATGCCAGACCCGGGTTTCCAAACTGGAGCTCCATCAGCAAGAACAGCAAGCACAGCAGTCTGAAACAGTTAATGCCAAAGTGCTCCTGGGGAAGTGTATAAATGTTATCCTGGCCTTCATGACTGTCATCTTAGTCTGTGTTTCTACTATTGCAAAGTTCATTGCTCCTATGATGAAGAGCCGCTTTCATATCATCTGCACTTTTTTTGCAGTGACGCTGCTGGCAATATTTTGTAAAAACTGGGATCATATCATTTGTGCTATAGAAAGAATGATTATACCAAGATGA
- the TMCC3 gene encoding transmembrane and coiled-coil domain protein 3 isoform X2, translating to MLRKVERHDMNTLSLPLNIRRGGSDTNLNFDVPDGVLEFHKVKLNADSLKQKILKVTEQIKVEQTARDGNVAEYLKLVNSADKQQAGRIKQVFEKKNQKSAHSIAQLQKKLEQYHKKLKDIEQNGSSKATKDTSKDNLKDVQHGKSRSTGHGAESSKSGVPGVSLTPPVFVFSKSREFANLIRNKFGSADNIAHLKNTLDEFRPETSSRTYGGSATIVAKPKYVSDDECSSGTSGSADSNGNTSFSPAVASTLDSQGKLSMILEELREIKETQSQLADDIENLKTQFKRDYGFISQMLQEERFRYERLEDQLNDLTDLHQHETANLKQELASIEEKVAYQAYERSRDVQEALESCQTRVSKLELHQQEQQAQQSETVNAKVLLGKCINVILAFMTVILVCVSTIAKFIAPMMKSRFHIICTFFAVTLLAIFCKNWDHIICAIERMIIPR from the exons gtGGAAAGACATGACATGAATACCCTGAGTCTACCACTTAACATCCGTCGTGGAGGTTCTGATACCAACCTGAACTTTGATGTACCAGATGGGGTCCTAGAATTTCACAAAGTCAAACTCAATGCAGATAGCTTGAAACAGAAAATCCTCAAGGTTACAGAGCAAATCAAGGTTGAACAAACAGCTCGAGATGGAAACGTGGCTGAGTATTTGAAACTGGTGAACAGTGCAGACAAGCAGCAGGCTGGGCGCATTAAGCAAGTCTTTGagaaaaagaaccagaaatCTGCccactccattgcccagctgcaGAAGAAATTGGAACAATATCACAAAAAGCTCAAGGATATTGAACAAAATGGGTCTTCCAAAGCTACCAAGGATACTTCCAAAGATAACTTGAAAGACGTTCAACATGGAAAGTCTCGTAGCACTGGGCAcggagcagagagcagcaagtCGGGTGTGCCGGGTGTATCTCTGACACCCCCTGTCTTTGTTTTCAGCAAGTCCAGAGAGTTTGCCAACCTGATCCGAAACAAATTTGGTAGTGCAGACAACATTGCTCATCTCAAAAATACCCTGGATGAATTTCGGCCAGAAACGAGTTCCAGAACCTATGGGGGCAGCGCCACCATTGTTGCCAAACCAAAATATGTTAGTGATGATGAATGCTCAAGTGGGACCTCTGGATCAGCAGACAGCAATGGGAATACTTCCTTTAGTCCTGCTGTGGCAAGCACCCTGGACAGCCAAGGAAAGCTTTCCATGATTTTGGAGGAACTAAGGGAAATCAAGGAGACACAGTCCCAATTAGCTGATGATATTGAGAATTTAAAAACCCAATTTAAAAGAGACTATGGCTTTATTTCTCAGATGCTACAAGAGGAAAGatttag ATATGAAAGATTGGAAGACCAGTTAAATGACCTCACTGACCTTCATCAACATGAGACAGCAAACTTGAAACAAGAGCTAGCCAGCATAGAGGAGAAGGTGGCGTATCAGGCCTATGAGCGATCACGAGATGTTCAG GAAGCCTTGGAATCATGCCAGACCCGGGTTTCCAAACTGGAGCTCCATCAGCAAGAACAGCAAGCACAGCAGTCTGAAACAGTTAATGCCAAAGTGCTCCTGGGGAAGTGTATAAATGTTATCCTGGCCTTCATGACTGTCATCTTAGTCTGTGTTTCTACTATTGCAAAGTTCATTGCTCCTATGATGAAGAGCCGCTTTCATATCATCTGCACTTTTTTTGCAGTGACGCTGCTGGCAATATTTTGTAAAAACTGGGATCATATCATTTGTGCTATAGAAAGAATGATTATACCAAGATGA